The Pelagibacterium halotolerans B2 genome has a segment encoding these proteins:
- a CDS encoding transglycosylase SLT domain-containing protein, whose amino-acid sequence MASPISNVPQPIAYALDRAGARNGVDFDYLLQTAIRESSLNPSAKAQTSSATGLFQFIESTWLEVMKSEGPGLGYQDFADHIQEREGEFFVANPAVRQQILELRNDPQVASDMAAAFTRRNGDYLMGKFGRMPSPGELYIAHFLGPRGAERFFELGLQNPNADAAAAFPRPAAANPSIFYENGRPRSVREVYEALVARHSGTENAAFAAQQMASQQPLPSRVELESRPLIPPGVSFTSLFATEAQSSASAPVQTPEALPGRALFSGFYSEE is encoded by the coding sequence ATGGCCTCGCCGATTTCCAACGTACCGCAGCCCATAGCCTATGCCCTCGACCGGGCGGGGGCGCGCAATGGCGTGGATTTCGACTATCTGTTGCAGACGGCAATAAGGGAAAGCAGCCTCAATCCGAGTGCGAAAGCCCAGACGTCTTCGGCGACCGGGCTTTTCCAGTTCATCGAGAGCACTTGGCTCGAAGTGATGAAGTCGGAAGGCCCAGGGCTGGGCTACCAGGATTTTGCCGATCACATTCAGGAGCGTGAGGGCGAATTCTTCGTCGCCAACCCAGCGGTGCGTCAGCAGATTCTCGAATTGCGCAACGATCCGCAGGTGGCGTCCGACATGGCAGCGGCCTTCACGCGCCGCAATGGCGATTATCTGATGGGCAAGTTCGGGCGCATGCCCAGCCCTGGCGAACTCTATATCGCCCATTTTCTCGGCCCGAGGGGGGCCGAACGGTTTTTCGAACTCGGATTGCAGAACCCCAATGCTGACGCTGCGGCGGCCTTTCCGCGCCCTGCTGCCGCCAATCCGTCGATCTTTTACGAGAATGGCCGCCCCCGCAGCGTGCGGGAAGTCTATGAGGCGCTGGTGGCCCGGCACTCGGGCACGGAAAACGCCGCCTTTGCCGCCCAGCAAATGGCCAGCCAGCAACCCTTGCCCTCGCGTGTGGAGCTCGAATCCCGCCCGCTGATCCCGCCCGGGGTCTCCTTTACCTCGCTGTTTGCCACCGAAGCGCAATCGTCGGCATCGGCGCCGGTCCAGACCCCGGAGGCGCTGCCGGGGCGTGCGCTGTTCAGCGGGTTCTATTCGGAAGAATAA
- a CDS encoding nitroreductase family protein has translation MTVNTALRNYLLSRRTVTAPFLAEPGPSPEQLAEMLTIACRVPDHGKLAPWRFVVFAGEARQQVGDRLYELAKAKWPERNEDQLEAERNQFLPAPVTIGVVSTAAPHVKIPEFEQLLAAGNVAFNLCHAANALGFGAHWVTRWFAYDAQAAAMLGAGEGERFVAFVHIGTPQTRLEERDRPDPTALTTYWRG, from the coding sequence ATGACTGTGAATACCGCCTTGCGCAACTACCTGTTGTCCCGCCGCACCGTCACCGCGCCATTTCTGGCCGAACCGGGGCCATCACCCGAACAGTTGGCCGAAATGCTGACCATTGCCTGCCGCGTTCCCGATCACGGCAAGCTGGCGCCGTGGCGGTTCGTGGTGTTTGCGGGAGAGGCGCGCCAGCAGGTCGGCGATCGACTCTACGAACTCGCAAAAGCAAAATGGCCCGAGCGGAACGAGGACCAGCTTGAAGCCGAGCGCAACCAGTTCCTGCCGGCGCCCGTGACAATCGGCGTCGTTTCGACCGCTGCGCCGCATGTGAAAATCCCCGAATTCGAGCAACTTCTCGCCGCCGGAAATGTCGCGTTCAACCTTTGCCATGCCGCCAATGCGCTCGGTTTCGGTGCCCATTGGGTCACCCGCTGGTTTGCCTATGACGCGCAGGCCGCAGCCATGCTTGGCGCCGGGGAGGGGGAGCGCTTCGTGGCGTTCGTTCACATCGGCACGCCGCAGACCCGGCTCGAAGAGCGCGACCGGCCCGATCCGACGGCGCTCACCACATATTGGCGTGGTTAA
- the thrS gene encoding threonine--tRNA ligase, with translation MIKVTFPDGAVRDYAKGTTGTTIVEGISKSLAKKTVAMRWDGELADLSSELDADGRIEFVLRDDEAALELIRHDAAHVLAEAVQELWPDTQVTIGPVIENGFYYDFYRAEPFSEDDLRAIEKKMEEIVDRGVEFTREVWDRDEAKKVFGAKGEQFKVELIDAIPADQQVKIYKQGQWFDLCRGPHMRTTKDVGKAFKLTKVAGAYWRGDSNREVLSRIYGTAWASKDQLDAHLHMIEEAEKRDHRKIGQEMDLYHFQHEAQGSVFWHPKGFVMYNQMEEYIRRRLNASGYKEIKTPQLLDNKLWEKSGHWGKFRENMFVVPDETPSTEGDQPEISADANLLALKPMNCPAHVQVFNQGIKSYRDLPLRLAEFGCCHRNEAHGALHGLMRVRQMTQDDAHIFCRVDQIQAETEKFCALLDSVYEDMGFTEVKILLATRPETRAGEDSVWDLAEKSLGDALKATGRGFEIAEGEGAFYGPKLEFHLKDAIGRSWQCGTLQLDFVMPERLDASYVAEDGSRQRPVMLHRAILGSLERFLGMMIESYAGRMPLWLAPVQVVVATIVSDADDYAAQVVADLRAKGIRAEIDTRNESINYKVREHSVGRVPFIFVAGRREAEEKTVSIRQLGSQGQTVTPVAEAIADLVGQVTPPDLKRKSA, from the coding sequence ATGATTAAGGTGACGTTCCCCGATGGTGCAGTGCGTGATTACGCCAAGGGCACCACCGGCACCACCATCGTCGAAGGAATCTCCAAGTCGCTGGCCAAAAAGACCGTCGCCATGCGCTGGGATGGGGAATTGGCGGACCTTTCGAGTGAACTCGACGCCGATGGCCGGATCGAATTCGTTCTACGCGACGATGAAGCCGCGCTCGAATTGATCCGCCACGATGCGGCGCACGTGCTTGCCGAAGCGGTGCAGGAACTCTGGCCCGATACGCAGGTCACCATCGGCCCGGTCATCGAGAACGGGTTCTATTACGATTTCTACCGCGCCGAACCGTTTTCGGAAGACGATCTGCGCGCTATCGAAAAAAAGATGGAAGAGATCGTCGATCGCGGTGTCGAGTTTACCCGCGAAGTCTGGGACCGCGACGAGGCCAAGAAGGTGTTCGGGGCCAAGGGCGAACAGTTCAAGGTCGAGCTGATCGACGCCATTCCCGCCGACCAGCAGGTCAAGATCTACAAGCAGGGTCAGTGGTTCGATCTGTGCCGTGGCCCGCATATGCGCACAACGAAAGATGTGGGCAAGGCGTTCAAGCTGACCAAGGTGGCCGGCGCCTATTGGCGTGGGGATTCCAACCGTGAAGTCCTGAGCCGCATTTACGGCACTGCATGGGCCTCAAAGGACCAGCTCGACGCGCATCTGCACATGATCGAGGAAGCCGAAAAGCGCGATCACCGCAAGATCGGTCAGGAAATGGACCTCTACCATTTCCAGCACGAAGCGCAGGGCTCGGTGTTCTGGCACCCCAAAGGGTTCGTCATGTACAATCAGATGGAGGAATATATCCGCCGCCGTCTGAACGCCTCGGGCTACAAGGAAATCAAGACGCCCCAGCTTCTGGACAACAAGCTTTGGGAGAAATCGGGCCACTGGGGCAAGTTCCGCGAGAACATGTTCGTGGTGCCCGACGAGACGCCCTCGACAGAAGGGGATCAGCCGGAAATTTCGGCTGATGCCAACCTGTTGGCTTTGAAGCCCATGAACTGCCCGGCCCACGTCCAGGTCTTCAACCAAGGCATCAAGTCTTACCGCGATCTGCCTTTGCGGCTTGCCGAATTTGGCTGTTGTCATCGTAACGAGGCGCATGGCGCCTTGCATGGGCTGATGCGCGTGCGCCAGATGACCCAGGACGATGCGCACATCTTTTGTCGTGTCGACCAGATCCAGGCCGAGACCGAGAAATTCTGCGCCCTGCTGGATTCGGTTTACGAGGATATGGGCTTTACCGAGGTCAAGATCCTGCTTGCTACGCGGCCTGAAACCCGCGCCGGGGAAGACAGCGTATGGGATCTCGCCGAAAAGAGCCTGGGCGATGCGCTCAAGGCTACGGGCCGTGGTTTCGAGATCGCGGAAGGCGAGGGGGCATTTTATGGTCCCAAGCTCGAATTCCATCTCAAGGACGCTATCGGGCGGTCCTGGCAGTGCGGCACCTTGCAGCTCGATTTCGTGATGCCCGAGCGTCTCGATGCGTCCTATGTGGCCGAGGATGGGTCGCGCCAGCGCCCCGTCATGCTGCATCGGGCGATCCTGGGATCGCTGGAGCGGTTCCTGGGCATGATGATCGAAAGCTATGCCGGGCGCATGCCGCTGTGGTTGGCGCCCGTGCAGGTGGTGGTGGCGACCATCGTTTCCGATGCCGATGATTATGCGGCCCAGGTCGTTGCCGATCTGCGCGCGAAGGGCATCCGGGCCGAGATCGACACGCGCAATGAATCGATCAACTACAAGGTGCGCGAGCACTCTGTTGGCCGTGTTCCGTTCATCTTCGTGGCCGGGCGTCGCGAAGCGGAGGAAAAAACCGTTTCGATCCGTCAGCTTGGTAGCCAGGGACAGACGGTAACCCCGGTTGCCGAAGCGATCGCCGATCTGGTCGGGCAGGTGACCCCGCCCGATCTCAAGCGCAAAAGCGCATGA
- a CDS encoding GFA family protein, giving the protein MSTNRTLKGSCLCGSVAYEVEDAFRYALNCHCTDCRKATGAAFKPIAGIEAEKLSIISGHDNVLRYGGGAPGESYDIHCKLCGSLLYSIVQKGTRANVSLGTLTDAPSIKPTMHIFVGSKAPWYEITDDLPQHERFP; this is encoded by the coding sequence ATGAGCACCAATCGCACGCTTAAAGGTTCCTGTTTGTGCGGGAGCGTCGCCTACGAAGTCGAAGACGCGTTCCGCTATGCGCTCAACTGTCATTGCACCGATTGCCGCAAGGCCACGGGCGCTGCCTTCAAGCCGATTGCCGGTATCGAGGCCGAAAAGCTCTCGATCATATCAGGCCATGACAATGTGCTGCGCTATGGCGGGGGTGCGCCCGGGGAGTCCTATGACATCCACTGCAAGCTGTGTGGCTCTCTGCTCTACTCGATCGTCCAGAAGGGCACCCGGGCCAACGTTTCGCTCGGTACGCTGACTGATGCCCCCTCGATCAAGCCGACCATGCACATTTTCGTCGGCTCGAAGGCGCCCTGGTACGAGATTACCGACGACCTTCCCCAGCATGAGCGGTTTCCGTAG
- the yidD gene encoding membrane protein insertion efficiency factor YidD — MDRVWAVIDLPFKWAAYLLIQAYRYTLSSVTGRTCRHAPTCSEFTRDAIMRHGFWPGGWMGAGRIWRCRPGGTHGYDPVPEALPDRARWYLPWRYGRWRGGKNDEHQSHA, encoded by the coding sequence ATGGATCGGGTCTGGGCGGTCATCGACTTGCCGTTCAAATGGGCTGCCTATCTGCTTATTCAGGCCTACCGCTATACGCTTTCGTCGGTCACGGGCCGCACCTGCCGTCACGCCCCAACCTGTTCGGAATTTACCCGCGACGCGATCATGCGGCACGGGTTCTGGCCCGGTGGCTGGATGGGTGCGGGGCGCATATGGCGGTGTCGTCCGGGCGGGACGCATGGTTACGATCCGGTGCCCGAAGCATTGCCCGATCGGGCGCGCTGGTATCTGCCGTGGCGCTATGGGCGCTGGAGGGGAGGAAAGAACGATGAGCACCAATCGCACGCTTAA
- a CDS encoding iron-sulfur cluster assembly scaffold protein: MEFSDLYSNRILEIAGAARQMPRLENPDATARKVSRVCGSVVEVDLKLGGGRVEAYGATVNACALGQTSAAIVAEHIIGSTPDELRTVRDQMTAMLRADGVPPNGRWDDLKYLEPVREFPARHASTLLVFDAIVDALERAGA, translated from the coding sequence ATGGAATTTTCCGACCTTTACAGCAATCGGATCCTCGAAATCGCCGGCGCAGCGCGCCAGATGCCGCGACTCGAAAACCCCGACGCGACGGCGCGAAAAGTCTCCCGCGTGTGCGGTTCGGTGGTCGAAGTCGATCTCAAGCTCGGCGGCGGCCGGGTGGAAGCCTATGGCGCGACGGTCAACGCTTGCGCGCTGGGCCAGACCAGCGCCGCGATCGTCGCCGAACATATTATTGGCTCGACACCAGATGAGCTTCGCACCGTTCGCGACCAGATGACGGCCATGCTCAGAGCCGATGGCGTCCCGCCGAATGGCCGGTGGGACGATCTGAAATATCTCGAGCCGGTTCGCGAATTTCCCGCCCGTCATGCCTCGACGCTTCTGGTGTTCGATGCGATTGTGGACGCACTCGAGCGGGCGGGCGCGTGA
- the folE gene encoding GTP cyclohydrolase I FolE, with translation MDMNVKPKPAQTALDRVIERPTREEAEAAVRTLIAWAGDNPDREGLLDTPRRVADAYREFFAGYEEDARAVLETTFTEVGGYDDIVLVRDIPFHSHCEHHMVPFVGKAHIAYLPHDGVVGLSKLARVTDVFAKRLQTQENLTAQIIEAINEAINPRGAAVMLEAEHMCMSMRGIKKHGSSTVTHRFTGVFAEDRQEQDRFFALIRAGR, from the coding sequence ATGGACATGAACGTCAAGCCAAAGCCTGCGCAGACCGCGCTCGACCGCGTGATCGAACGCCCCACGCGCGAAGAGGCCGAGGCGGCGGTCCGCACGCTGATTGCCTGGGCCGGAGACAACCCCGACCGCGAAGGACTGCTCGACACCCCGCGCCGCGTCGCCGATGCCTATCGTGAATTTTTCGCGGGCTATGAGGAAGACGCCCGGGCGGTTCTGGAAACCACCTTCACCGAAGTCGGAGGCTACGACGACATCGTGCTGGTTCGCGACATCCCGTTCCATTCTCACTGCGAGCACCACATGGTGCCCTTCGTGGGTAAGGCCCATATCGCCTATCTGCCCCACGACGGTGTGGTGGGTCTGTCCAAGCTGGCGCGAGTGACCGACGTTTTCGCCAAACGGCTCCAGACCCAGGAAAACCTCACAGCCCAGATCATCGAGGCGATCAACGAGGCGATCAATCCGCGTGGCGCCGCCGTGATGCTCGAGGCCGAGCACATGTGCATGTCGATGCGCGGCATCAAAAAGCACGGCTCGTCCACGGTGACCCATCGCTTCACCGGGGTTTTTGCCGAGGACCGGCAGGAACAGGACCGCTTCTTCGCCCTCATCCGCGCCGGGCGATAG
- the hisI gene encoding phosphoribosyl-AMP cyclohydrolase: MTQFTDPRTLSKADLESGSIFAPKFDANGLVTALTVEAGSNEVLMVAHMNAEAIAETLRSGHATYWSRSRGKLWKKGETSGELQELVELRTDCDQDALVVVVRQTGHGAACHTGRKSCFYRRVEMIDGDIRLSDTGDAPLFDPEEVYGR, from the coding sequence ATGACACAGTTTACCGACCCCAGGACCCTTTCCAAAGCCGACCTCGAATCGGGCAGCATTTTTGCGCCGAAATTCGACGCGAACGGGCTTGTGACCGCCTTGACTGTCGAGGCAGGCAGCAACGAAGTGCTCATGGTCGCGCACATGAACGCCGAGGCGATCGCCGAGACGCTGCGCTCGGGGCACGCCACCTACTGGTCGCGTTCACGCGGAAAACTCTGGAAGAAGGGCGAGACCTCGGGCGAACTCCAGGAACTCGTTGAACTGCGCACCGATTGCGACCAGGACGCGCTGGTGGTTGTGGTCAGGCAAACCGGGCACGGGGCAGCCTGCCACACCGGCCGCAAGAGCTGCTTTTACCGTCGGGTCGAAATGATCGACGGAGACATCAGGCTGAGCGACACGGGTGATGCGCCCCTGTTCGACCCTGAAGAGGTTTACGGGCGCTGA
- a CDS encoding rhomboid family intramembrane serine protease has translation MADTPQQPQREPIFNVPGVIMVLIGLMWAIHIAADLALDEYGLGNLRIWFAFIPDRFANAAQWPGGALPLLWTGFTHAFLHVDYMHLLINTAWLMVFGTPVGRRYGTAGVLAVFLLGALAGALVQTLALTVSINQFAILLGASGGVSALTGAAMRFIFEPIIVSKDPETGDPVALGRRTATLAGVFVNPRSRTFIIFWLGLNLLIGFAPFILGANVAIAWEAHIGGFIAGLLLPSVLDGLARRNQRP, from the coding sequence ATGGCCGACACCCCGCAACAGCCACAGCGCGAGCCGATTTTCAACGTGCCGGGTGTCATCATGGTGCTGATCGGGCTGATGTGGGCGATTCACATCGCCGCCGATCTGGCGCTCGATGAATACGGTCTGGGCAATCTGCGAATCTGGTTCGCCTTTATTCCCGATCGTTTTGCCAACGCAGCGCAATGGCCGGGCGGGGCGCTGCCTTTGCTGTGGACCGGATTTACCCATGCCTTCCTGCATGTCGATTACATGCATCTGCTCATCAACACGGCATGGCTGATGGTTTTCGGAACGCCGGTGGGCCGGCGCTATGGCACGGCGGGGGTGCTCGCTGTCTTCCTGCTCGGGGCCTTGGCCGGTGCCCTGGTTCAGACGCTCGCGCTGACCGTTTCCATCAATCAGTTCGCGATTCTGCTCGGTGCTTCGGGCGGGGTATCGGCGCTCACCGGGGCCGCGATGCGGTTCATCTTCGAGCCCATAATTGTCAGCAAGGATCCCGAAACCGGCGATCCGGTTGCGCTTGGCCGCCGGACGGCGACGCTTGCCGGCGTGTTCGTCAATCCGCGCAGCCGCACCTTCATCATCTTCTGGCTGGGCCTCAATCTGCTCATCGGCTTTGCGCCCTTTATTCTGGGTGCCAATGTCGCCATAGCCTGGGAGGCCCATATCGGGGGTTTCATCGCCGGGCTGCTGCTGCCTTCAGTGCTTGATGGGTTGGCGCGGCGCAATCAGCGCCCGTAA
- a CDS encoding PAS domain-containing protein, with the protein MQQRSTKTLYSYWNEIRGARSTPERRDIDPTRIRDALAHTFILESSDGLDFNFRLAGSHICATYCRELKSRPFSALWSVRDHDALETLMRAVTEDHAVALVTFEGRTERGEKLSFEMALFPLRHNGVTTSRMMGGLSALDTPYWLGIHPIIDQRITGLRLIWPDDRDTVTPEGYRSAMLDDIAAAMNDSPATPMPATVSGYSARRYAHLSVIDGGKN; encoded by the coding sequence ATGCAACAGCGCTCGACGAAAACGCTCTACTCCTACTGGAACGAAATCCGCGGCGCGCGCTCCACTCCCGAACGCCGGGATATCGACCCTACACGGATTCGCGATGCGCTGGCCCATACCTTCATCCTCGAATCGAGCGACGGTCTCGATTTCAACTTCCGGCTGGCCGGCTCGCACATCTGCGCCACCTATTGCCGCGAACTCAAATCCCGCCCCTTTTCGGCCCTGTGGTCGGTGCGCGATCACGACGCGCTCGAAACGCTGATGCGCGCGGTGACCGAAGATCACGCGGTGGCACTGGTGACCTTCGAAGGCCGCACCGAGCGCGGTGAAAAGCTTTCTTTCGAGATGGCCCTCTTTCCGCTGCGCCACAACGGCGTCACGACGTCGCGGATGATGGGGGGACTGTCTGCTCTCGACACGCCGTACTGGCTCGGCATCCACCCTATCATCGACCAGCGCATCACCGGCTTGCGGCTGATCTGGCCCGACGACAGGGATACGGTTACACCCGAGGGCTATCGCAGCGCCATGCTCGACGACATCGCCGCGGCGATGAACGACAGCCCCGCCACGCCAATGCCGGCGACCGTTTCCGGCTATTCGGCGCGTCGCTACGCCCATTTGTCGGTGATCGATGGCGGAAAGAACTGA
- a CDS encoding PilZ domain-containing protein: MFSEDTTLRATMPTEALPREDADRFQRVQVSVLGRYMLADRREFPCQVIEMSPGDAMVIAPVSGTVGEKVIIYLDHLGRVEGTIFALMDGGFHMDIVASARRRDKMAAQLTWLANKDILNLPEDRRHERVVPDIRHSSIVLEDGRRYNCKITDISLSGAAVEIDVRPALGTPISLGRMRARVVRHFSDGIAVEFASVQEMLTVVQQNLRVN, translated from the coding sequence ATGTTCAGCGAAGATACGACGCTTCGGGCGACAATGCCGACCGAGGCCCTGCCCCGTGAAGACGCCGATCGCTTCCAGCGCGTCCAGGTCTCCGTGCTCGGCCGGTACATGCTTGCCGATCGCCGGGAATTTCCGTGCCAGGTCATCGAGATGTCGCCCGGCGACGCGATGGTCATCGCGCCGGTGTCCGGAACGGTTGGCGAAAAAGTCATCATCTATCTCGACCATCTCGGCCGCGTGGAAGGGACAATTTTTGCCCTGATGGACGGCGGATTTCATATGGATATCGTGGCTTCTGCCCGGCGGCGCGACAAGATGGCGGCCCAGCTCACATGGCTGGCCAACAAGGACATCCTGAACCTGCCCGAAGACCGGCGCCACGAACGCGTGGTTCCCGATATCCGCCACTCCTCAATCGTTCTCGAGGATGGACGGCGCTACAATTGCAAGATCACCGACATCTCGCTCTCCGGCGCGGCCGTGGAAATCGACGTGCGCCCAGCGCTTGGCACCCCCATCTCTCTGGGCCGCATGCGGGCCCGCGTCGTCCGGCATTTCTCCGACGGTATCGCCGTGGAATTTGCGTCGGTGCAGGAAATGCTCACCGTGGTGCAACAGAATTTGCGGGTCAACTGA
- a CDS encoding CPBP family intramembrane glutamic endopeptidase, producing the protein MTKFGSIGLRVGVLWLAVVVIWLFLGWLRDVVWGSGYAGYTLAGHMTSAALATLLTASLVMAMQRVFDDSARLKDIGLDLSVTAVRPFLVGVLAWLAPFALGLGLCLIVGWAAVTPSVEWAEILAFLPVLVVLVFLLEALPEELVFRGYIYGQLSSAMSRLWAVVIQAMLFSAWGAALWTIAAGTVPIERIVMFFFMGLVLGMVRVVTGSVWASIGLHVAFQTVAQLLLNETRGHFTIAGADMFQLVALGVVPFSLAVMISGIFYKGPHGWMGRQGKAAVS; encoded by the coding sequence ATGACGAAGTTCGGATCGATTGGCCTTCGTGTCGGCGTGTTGTGGCTGGCGGTCGTGGTGATCTGGCTTTTTCTGGGCTGGCTGCGCGATGTCGTCTGGGGCTCGGGATATGCCGGTTACACGCTGGCGGGGCACATGACGAGCGCTGCGCTTGCCACGCTTCTGACGGCGTCGCTGGTGATGGCGATGCAACGGGTGTTCGACGACAGCGCCCGCCTGAAAGATATCGGCCTTGATCTCTCGGTGACGGCTGTCCGTCCGTTTCTGGTCGGCGTCCTTGCGTGGCTGGCGCCATTCGCGCTCGGGCTGGGGCTATGTCTCATTGTGGGCTGGGCCGCCGTTACGCCATCGGTTGAGTGGGCCGAAATACTGGCCTTCCTGCCCGTATTGGTCGTCCTCGTTTTCCTGCTCGAGGCCCTGCCCGAGGAACTGGTGTTCCGGGGTTATATTTACGGCCAGCTTTCCTCGGCGATGAGCCGATTGTGGGCCGTTGTGATCCAGGCCATGCTGTTTTCGGCGTGGGGTGCCGCGCTCTGGACGATCGCCGCGGGCACGGTGCCGATCGAGCGCATCGTCATGTTCTTTTTCATGGGACTGGTTCTGGGCATGGTGCGCGTTGTAACCGGGTCGGTATGGGCGAGCATTGGCCTGCATGTTGCATTCCAGACTGTGGCGCAATTACTGCTTAACGAAACGCGCGGGCATTTCACCATCGCCGGGGCCGACATGTTCCAACTGGTGGCGCTGGGCGTGGTGCCATTCTCACTGGCGGTGATGATTTCCGGAATTTTCTACAAGGGCCCGCACGGCTGGATGGGGCGGCAAGGCAAAGCCGCGGTCAGTTGA
- a CDS encoding TetR/AcrR family transcriptional regulator, producing the protein MATFIEEARRRQIVEAAIAVLAHEGYARASLSRIAARAGISKSVITYHFDGKDEMFEAVFSHVADAAGAYMTPFLERAGDPAGQIAAYIRHQIAYMRDHRDELLAIGTLALNHGGASGTPDYIVRSAEEERTILTALVTDGQAAGQIRGDLDAEFIAGLISKTVEGGLSEWAWRPETDLSAYADQLIDLLERGMRADTKK; encoded by the coding sequence ATGGCGACATTCATTGAAGAGGCGCGCAGGCGGCAGATCGTGGAGGCAGCCATAGCCGTGCTGGCCCATGAAGGATACGCGCGCGCCTCGCTTTCACGGATCGCCGCGCGAGCCGGAATTTCCAAGAGCGTCATTACCTATCATTTCGATGGCAAGGACGAGATGTTCGAGGCGGTCTTCAGCCATGTCGCGGACGCGGCGGGGGCCTATATGACGCCGTTTCTCGAACGGGCAGGAGATCCGGCGGGACAGATCGCTGCCTATATCCGGCACCAGATCGCCTACATGCGCGATCATCGCGATGAATTGCTGGCCATCGGCACCCTGGCGCTGAACCACGGCGGCGCGTCGGGCACACCCGACTATATCGTGCGCTCGGCGGAGGAGGAGCGCACGATATTGACCGCGCTTGTCACCGATGGGCAGGCGGCGGGGCAGATTCGCGGCGACCTCGATGCGGAATTCATTGCCGGCCTGATCTCGAAGACGGTCGAAGGCGGGCTCAGCGAGTGGGCGTGGCGCCCCGAGACCGACCTTTCGGCCTATGCCGACCAGTTGATCGACCTTCTGGAGCGCGGCATGAGGGCCGATACAAAGAAATGA
- a CDS encoding transporter substrate-binding domain-containing protein translates to MERRSFLAIVTTLAMLGFAAPAHADALADIMESGTLKVAVPQDFPPFGSVGLDLESVGYDIDMAKLIADKLGVSVELVPVTSANRIPYLQTGMVDLVISSLGKNPEREAVIDFTDAYAPFFNGVFGPDSINVASVEELSGYTIGVTRGAVEDLTLTELVGSDVSISRYEDNNGTISAFLSSQVDLIATGNVVAAAILERNPPIRPELKFLVQNSPCYIGLNKEEPELLAAVNTIIADAKADGSLEAIAQKWLGQPLPADL, encoded by the coding sequence ATGGAACGCCGTTCTTTTCTCGCGATAGTAACGACACTCGCCATGCTCGGTTTTGCTGCACCGGCCCATGCCGATGCGCTGGCCGATATCATGGAATCCGGTACGCTCAAGGTCGCTGTGCCGCAGGATTTTCCGCCTTTCGGTAGCGTAGGACTCGATCTTGAATCGGTTGGCTACGACATTGACATGGCCAAGCTGATCGCCGACAAGCTCGGCGTCTCGGTCGAACTCGTGCCGGTAACCAGCGCGAACCGCATTCCCTATCTTCAGACCGGCATGGTCGATCTCGTGATCTCCAGCCTTGGCAAGAACCCAGAGCGCGAGGCGGTCATCGATTTCACCGATGCCTATGCGCCATTCTTCAACGGCGTGTTCGGCCCCGACTCCATAAATGTTGCATCGGTCGAGGAACTTTCCGGCTACACCATCGGTGTGACACGCGGCGCCGTCGAGGACCTGACGCTGACCGAGCTTGTGGGCAGCGATGTTTCGATCAGCCGCTACGAGGACAATAACGGCACGATTTCGGCTTTCCTTTCCTCGCAGGTGGACCTGATTGCCACGGGCAACGTGGTCGCGGCCGCCATTCTCGAGCGCAATCCACCGATCCGACCCGAGCTGAAATTCCTCGTTCAGAACTCTCCCTGCTATATCGGGCTGAACAAGGAAGAGCCCGAACTGCTCGCCGCGGTCAATACGATCATCGCCGACGCCAAGGCCGATGGCTCGCTCGAAGCGATCGCGCAGAAATGGTTGGGGCAACCCCTGCCTGCGGACCTCTGA